The following proteins are co-located in the Rattus norvegicus strain BN/NHsdMcwi chromosome 19, GRCr8, whole genome shotgun sequence genome:
- the Nfatc3 gene encoding nuclear factor of activated T-cells, cytoplasmic 3 isoform X11: protein MTTANCGAHDELDFKLVFGEDGAPTPVSQVSRPADLEPDDCASIYIFNVDPPPSTLNSSLGLPHHGLLQSHSSVLSPSFQLQGFKNYEGTDDISESKYSSLSGPKPFECPSIQITSISPNCHQETDAHEDDLHVNDPEREYLERPSRDHLYLPLEPSYRESSLSPSPASSVSSRSWFSDASSCESLSHIYDDVDSELNEAAARFTLGSPLTSPGGSPGGCPGEESWHQQYGPGHSLSPRQSPCHSPRSSITDENWLSPRPASGPSSRPTSPCGKRRHSSAEVCYAGSLSPHHSPVPSPGHSPRGSVTEDTWLTAPVHTGSGLSPAPFPFQYCVETDIPLKTRKTSDDQAAILPGKLEVCSDDQGSLSPSRETSVDDGLGSQYPLKKDSSGDQFLSVPSPFTWSKPKPGHTPIFRTSSLPPLDWPLPTHFGQCELKIEVQPKTHHRAHYETEGSRGAVKASTGGHPVVKLLGYSEKPINLQMFIGTADDRYLRPHAFYQVHRITGKTVATASQEIIIASTKVLEIPLLPENNMSASIDCAGILKLRNSDIELRKGETDIGRKNTRVRLVFRVHIPQPSGKVLSLQIASIPVECSQRSAQELPHIEKYSINSCSVNGGHEMIVTGSNFLPESKIIFLEKGQDGRPHWEAEGKIIREKCQGF from the exons atcTTGAACCAGATGATTGTGCATCCATTTACATCTTTAATGTAGACCCGCCTCCATCTACTTTAAATTCATCACTTGGCTTACCACATCATGGACTGCTGCAGTCTCACTCTTCTGTTTTGTCACCATCATTTCAGCTCCAAGGTTTCAAAAATTATGAAGGAACTGATGATATTTCTGAATCTAAATATAGCTCATTAAGTGGTCCTAAACCCTTTGAATGCCCAAGTATTCAAATTACATCCATCTCTCCTAACTGTCATCAAGAAACAGATGCTCATGAAGATGACCTACATGTAAATGACCCAGAAAGGGAATATTTGGAAAGGCCTTCTAGAGATCATCTCTATCTCCCACTTGAACCGTCCTACCGGGAATCTTCCCTTAGTCCTAGTCCTGCCAGCAGCGTTTCTTCTAGGAGTTGGTTCTCAGATGCATCTTCTTGTGAGTCTCTCTCACACATTTATGACGATGTGGACTCAGAGTTGAATGAAGCTGCTGCACGATTTACTCTTGGCTCACCTCTGACTTCTCCAGGTGGCTCTCCAGGAGGTTGCCCTGGAGAAGAGTCCTGGCATCAACAGTATGGACCTGGACATTCCTTGTCACCTAGGCAATCTCCTTGCCACTCTCCTAGATCCAGTATCACTGATGAGAATTGGCTGAGCCCCAGACCAGCCTCAGGACCCTCATCCAGGCCCACTTCTCCTTGTGGTAAACGACGGCACTCCAGTGCTGAAGTATGTTATGCTGGCTCTCTTTCACCCCATCACTCACCTGTTCCGTCCCCTGGTCACTCGCCTAGAGGGAGTGTAACTGAAGATACCTGGCTCACTGCTCCTGTCCACACTGGATCAGGCCTCAGCCCTGCACCGTTTCCATTTCAGTACTGTGTAGAGACTGACATCCCTTTGAAAACAAGGAAGACTTCTGACGATCAAGCTGCCATACTACCAGGAAAATTAGAGGTCTGTTCAGATGATCAAGGGAGCTTATCCCCATCCCGGGAGACATCAGTAGATGATGGCCTTGGATCTCAGTATCCTTTAAAGAAAGATTCATCTGGTGACCAAtttctttcagttccttcacctttTACCTGGAGCAAACCAAAGCCTGGCCACACTCCTATATTTCG CACATCTTCATTACCTCCATTAGACTGGCCTTTACCAACTCACTTTGGACAATGTGAATTGAAAATAGAAGTGCAACCTAAAACTCACCATAGAGCCCATTATGAAACTGAAGGTAGCCGAGGGGCAGTGAAAGCCTCTACTGGTGGCCATCCTGTTGTGAAG CTCCTGGGCTATAGTGAAAAGCCAATAAATCTACAGATGTTTATTGGAACAGCCGATGATAGATATTTACGACCTCACGCATTTTACCAGGTGCATCGCATTACTGGAAAGACAGTTGCTACTGCAAGTCAAGAGATAATAATCGCCAGCACAAAAGTTCTGGAAATCCCACTTCTACCTGAAAATAATATGTCAGCAAG TATCGACTGTGCAGGTATTTTGAAACTCCGCAATTCAGATATAGAACTTCGAAAAGGAGAAACTGATATTGGCAGAAAGAATACTAGAGTCCGACTTGTATTTCGTGTGCACATCCCACAGCCCAGTGGAAAAGTCCTTTCTCTACAGATAGCATCTATTCCTGTTGAGTGCT CTCAGCGATCTGCTCAAGAGCTCCCTCACATTGAGAAGTACAGTATCAACAGCTGCTCTGTCAATGGAGGCCACGAAATGATTGTGACTGGATCTAATTTTCTTCCAGAatccaaaatcatttttcttgAAAAAGGACAag aTGGAAGACCTCATTGGGAGGCTGAAGGAAAAATAATCAGAGAAAAATGTCAAGGG ttttga
- the Nfatc3 gene encoding nuclear factor of activated T-cells, cytoplasmic 3 isoform X9 — protein sequence MTTANCGAHDELDFKLVFGEDGAPTPVSQVSRPADLEPDDCASIYIFNVDPPPSTLNSSLGLPHHGLLQSHSSVLSPSFQLQGFKNYEGTDDISESKYSSLSGPKPFECPSIQITSISPNCHQETDAHEDDLHVNDPEREYLERPSRDHLYLPLEPSYRESSLSPSPASSVSSRSWFSDASSCESLSHIYDDVDSELNEAAARFTLGSPLTSPGGSPGGCPGEESWHQQYGPGHSLSPRQSPCHSPRSSITDENWLSPRPASGPSSRPTSPCGKRRHSSAEVCYAGSLSPHHSPVPSPGHSPRGSVTEDTWLTAPVHTGSGLSPAPFPFQYCVETDIPLKTRKTSDDQAAILPGKLEVCSDDQGSLSPSRETSVDDGLGSQYPLKKDSSGDQFLSVPSPFTWSKPKPGHTPIFRTSSLPPLDWPLPTHFGQCELKIEVQPKTHHRAHYETEGSRGAVKASTGGHPVVKLLGYSEKPINLQMFIGTADDRYLRPHAFYQVHRITGKTVATASQEIIIASTKVLEIPLLPENNMSASIDCAGILKLRNSDIELRKGETDIGRKNTRVRLVFRVHIPQPSGKVLSLQIASIPVECSQRSAQELPHIEKYSINSCSVNGGHEMIVTGSNFLPESKIIFLEKGQDGRPHWEAEGKIIREKCQGGHIVLEVPPYHNPAVTSAVQVHFYLCNGKRKKSQSQRFTYTPGTRVLMKQEQREDTDLSSVPSLPVPHSAQTQRPSSDTGHPHDSALSAPRSLICPVQPAYASMITSTHLPQLQCRDEGAGKEQHIIPSSVMHQPFQVTPTSPMGSSYQSIQTNMYNGPTCLPMNPASSQEFDPVLFQQDAALSNLVNLGCQPLSPIPFHSSNSDATGHLLAHSPHSVQTPPHLQSMGYHCSSAGQRSLSSPVAAQVTGQPSSHLQPITYCPSHPGSATAASPAASHALSSSPISGPPSPQLQSMPYQSPSSGTASSPSPVTRMHSGQHSTQAQSTGQGGLSVPSSLVCHSLCDPASFPPGGAAVSIKPEPEDQEPNFATIGLQDITLDDGGTVGNQKGELSQRNSK from the exons atcTTGAACCAGATGATTGTGCATCCATTTACATCTTTAATGTAGACCCGCCTCCATCTACTTTAAATTCATCACTTGGCTTACCACATCATGGACTGCTGCAGTCTCACTCTTCTGTTTTGTCACCATCATTTCAGCTCCAAGGTTTCAAAAATTATGAAGGAACTGATGATATTTCTGAATCTAAATATAGCTCATTAAGTGGTCCTAAACCCTTTGAATGCCCAAGTATTCAAATTACATCCATCTCTCCTAACTGTCATCAAGAAACAGATGCTCATGAAGATGACCTACATGTAAATGACCCAGAAAGGGAATATTTGGAAAGGCCTTCTAGAGATCATCTCTATCTCCCACTTGAACCGTCCTACCGGGAATCTTCCCTTAGTCCTAGTCCTGCCAGCAGCGTTTCTTCTAGGAGTTGGTTCTCAGATGCATCTTCTTGTGAGTCTCTCTCACACATTTATGACGATGTGGACTCAGAGTTGAATGAAGCTGCTGCACGATTTACTCTTGGCTCACCTCTGACTTCTCCAGGTGGCTCTCCAGGAGGTTGCCCTGGAGAAGAGTCCTGGCATCAACAGTATGGACCTGGACATTCCTTGTCACCTAGGCAATCTCCTTGCCACTCTCCTAGATCCAGTATCACTGATGAGAATTGGCTGAGCCCCAGACCAGCCTCAGGACCCTCATCCAGGCCCACTTCTCCTTGTGGTAAACGACGGCACTCCAGTGCTGAAGTATGTTATGCTGGCTCTCTTTCACCCCATCACTCACCTGTTCCGTCCCCTGGTCACTCGCCTAGAGGGAGTGTAACTGAAGATACCTGGCTCACTGCTCCTGTCCACACTGGATCAGGCCTCAGCCCTGCACCGTTTCCATTTCAGTACTGTGTAGAGACTGACATCCCTTTGAAAACAAGGAAGACTTCTGACGATCAAGCTGCCATACTACCAGGAAAATTAGAGGTCTGTTCAGATGATCAAGGGAGCTTATCCCCATCCCGGGAGACATCAGTAGATGATGGCCTTGGATCTCAGTATCCTTTAAAGAAAGATTCATCTGGTGACCAAtttctttcagttccttcacctttTACCTGGAGCAAACCAAAGCCTGGCCACACTCCTATATTTCG CACATCTTCATTACCTCCATTAGACTGGCCTTTACCAACTCACTTTGGACAATGTGAATTGAAAATAGAAGTGCAACCTAAAACTCACCATAGAGCCCATTATGAAACTGAAGGTAGCCGAGGGGCAGTGAAAGCCTCTACTGGTGGCCATCCTGTTGTGAAG CTCCTGGGCTATAGTGAAAAGCCAATAAATCTACAGATGTTTATTGGAACAGCCGATGATAGATATTTACGACCTCACGCATTTTACCAGGTGCATCGCATTACTGGAAAGACAGTTGCTACTGCAAGTCAAGAGATAATAATCGCCAGCACAAAAGTTCTGGAAATCCCACTTCTACCTGAAAATAATATGTCAGCAAG TATCGACTGTGCAGGTATTTTGAAACTCCGCAATTCAGATATAGAACTTCGAAAAGGAGAAACTGATATTGGCAGAAAGAATACTAGAGTCCGACTTGTATTTCGTGTGCACATCCCACAGCCCAGTGGAAAAGTCCTTTCTCTACAGATAGCATCTATTCCTGTTGAGTGCT CTCAGCGATCTGCTCAAGAGCTCCCTCACATTGAGAAGTACAGTATCAACAGCTGCTCTGTCAATGGAGGCCACGAAATGATTGTGACTGGATCTAATTTTCTTCCAGAatccaaaatcatttttcttgAAAAAGGACAag aTGGAAGACCTCATTGGGAGGCTGAAGGAAAAATAATCAGAGAAAAATGTCAAGGG GGTCATATTGTCCTTGAAGTTCCTCCCTATCATAACCCAGCAGTTACATCTGCTGTGCAGGTGCACTTTTATCTTTGCAATGGCAAGAGGAAAAAAAGCCAGTCTCAACGTTTTACTTACACACCAGGTACAAGAG ttttgatgaagcaagaacaaagagaagatacTGATTTGTCTTCAGTTCCATCCTTGCCTGTGCCTCATTCTGCCCAGACCCAGAGGCCTTCCTCAGATACAGGGCACCCCCATGACAGTGCATTGTCTGCACCAAGAAGCTTGATTTGTCCAGTGCAGCCAGCATATGCATCTATGATAACCTCCACCCATTTGCCACAGTTGCAATGTAGGGATGAGGGTGCTGGCAAAGAACAGCACATAATACCATCTTCGGTCATGCACCAGCCTTTTCAAGTTACACCAACATCTCCTATGGGGTCTTCCTATCAGTCTATACAAACTAATATGTATAATGGTCCAACTTGTCTTCCTATGAATCCTGCCTCTAGTCAAGAATTTGATCCAGTTTTGTTTCAGCAGGATGCAGCTCTTTCTAATTTAGTAAATCTTGGCTGTCAACCACTGTCACCAATaccatttcattcttcaaattCAGATGCAACAGGACATCTTTTAGCTCATTCACCTCATTCTGTGCAAACCCCACCTCATCTGCAGTCAATGGGATACCATTGTTCAAGTGCAGGACAAAGATCTCTTTCTTCTCCAGTAGCAGCCCAGGTCACAGGTCAGCCTTCTTCCCATTTACAGCCTATCACATATTGTCCTTCACATCCAGGGTCTGCTACAGCAGCTTCCCCAGCAGCCTCTCATGCTCTTTCTAGTTCACCGATTTCTGGGCCACCGTCCCCTCAGCTGCAGTCTATGCCTTACCAATCTCCTAGCTCAGGAACTGCCTCATCACCATCTCCAGTTACCAGAATGCATTCTGGACAGCACTCAACTCAAGCACAAAGTACAGGGCAAGGAGGTCTTTCTGTACCTTCATCCTTAGTTTGTCACAGTTTGTGTGACCCAGCATCGTTTCCACCTGGTGGTGCAGCTGTGAGCATTAAACCTGAACCTGAAGATCAAGAACCTAACTTTGCAACCATTGGTCTACAGGATATCACTTTAGATGATG
- the Nfatc3 gene encoding nuclear factor of activated T-cells, cytoplasmic 3 isoform X7: MTTANCGAHDELDFKLVFGEDGAPTPVSQVSRPADLEPDDCASIYIFNVDPPPSTLNSSLGLPHHGLLQSHSSVLSPSFQLQGFKNYEGTDDISESKYSSLSGPKPFECPSIQITSISPNCHQETDAHEDDLHVNDPEREYLERPSRDHLYLPLEPSYRESSLSPSPASSVSSRSWFSDASSCESLSHIYDDVDSELNEAAARFTLGSPLTSPGGSPGGCPGEESWHQQYGPGHSLSPRQSPCHSPRSSITDENWLSPRPASGPSSRPTSPCGKRRHSSAEVCYAGSLSPHHSPVPSPGHSPRGSVTEDTWLTAPVHTGSGLSPAPFPFQYCVETDIPLKTRKTSDDQAAILPGKLEVCSDDQGSLSPSRETSVDDGLGSQYPLKKDSSGDQFLSVPSPFTWSKPKPGHTPIFRTSSLPPLDWPLPTHFGQCELKIEVQPKTHHRAHYETEGSRGAVKASTGGHPVVKLLGYSEKPINLQMFIGTADDRYLRPHAFYQVHRITGKTVATASQEIIIASTKVLEIPLLPENNMSASIDCAGILKLRNSDIELRKGETDIGRKNTRVRLVFRVHIPQPSGKVLSLQIASIPVECSQRSAQELPHIEKYSINSCSVNGGHEMIVTGSNFLPESKIIFLEKGQDGRPHWEAEGKIIREKCQGGHIVLEVPPYHNPAVTSAVQVHFYLCNGKRKKSQSQRFTYTPGTRVLMKQEQREDTDLSSVPSLPVPHSAQTQRPSSDTGHPHDSALSAPRSLICPVQPAYASMITSTHLPQLQCRDEGAGKEQHIIPSSVMHQPFQVTPTSPMGSSYQSIQTNMYNGPTCLPMNPASSQEFDPVLFQQDAALSNLVNLGCQPLSPIPFHSSNSDATGHLLAHSPHSVQTPPHLQSMGYHCSSAGQRSLSSPVAAQVTGQPSSHLQPITYCPSHPGSATAASPAASHALSSSPISGPPSPQLQSMPYQSPSSGTASSPSPVTRMHSGQHSTQAQSTGQGGLSVPSSLVCHSLCDPASFPPGGAAVSIKPEPEDQEPNFATIGLQDITLDDDQFMSDLEHQPSGSTEKWPNHSGTVGNQKGELSQRNSK, encoded by the exons atcTTGAACCAGATGATTGTGCATCCATTTACATCTTTAATGTAGACCCGCCTCCATCTACTTTAAATTCATCACTTGGCTTACCACATCATGGACTGCTGCAGTCTCACTCTTCTGTTTTGTCACCATCATTTCAGCTCCAAGGTTTCAAAAATTATGAAGGAACTGATGATATTTCTGAATCTAAATATAGCTCATTAAGTGGTCCTAAACCCTTTGAATGCCCAAGTATTCAAATTACATCCATCTCTCCTAACTGTCATCAAGAAACAGATGCTCATGAAGATGACCTACATGTAAATGACCCAGAAAGGGAATATTTGGAAAGGCCTTCTAGAGATCATCTCTATCTCCCACTTGAACCGTCCTACCGGGAATCTTCCCTTAGTCCTAGTCCTGCCAGCAGCGTTTCTTCTAGGAGTTGGTTCTCAGATGCATCTTCTTGTGAGTCTCTCTCACACATTTATGACGATGTGGACTCAGAGTTGAATGAAGCTGCTGCACGATTTACTCTTGGCTCACCTCTGACTTCTCCAGGTGGCTCTCCAGGAGGTTGCCCTGGAGAAGAGTCCTGGCATCAACAGTATGGACCTGGACATTCCTTGTCACCTAGGCAATCTCCTTGCCACTCTCCTAGATCCAGTATCACTGATGAGAATTGGCTGAGCCCCAGACCAGCCTCAGGACCCTCATCCAGGCCCACTTCTCCTTGTGGTAAACGACGGCACTCCAGTGCTGAAGTATGTTATGCTGGCTCTCTTTCACCCCATCACTCACCTGTTCCGTCCCCTGGTCACTCGCCTAGAGGGAGTGTAACTGAAGATACCTGGCTCACTGCTCCTGTCCACACTGGATCAGGCCTCAGCCCTGCACCGTTTCCATTTCAGTACTGTGTAGAGACTGACATCCCTTTGAAAACAAGGAAGACTTCTGACGATCAAGCTGCCATACTACCAGGAAAATTAGAGGTCTGTTCAGATGATCAAGGGAGCTTATCCCCATCCCGGGAGACATCAGTAGATGATGGCCTTGGATCTCAGTATCCTTTAAAGAAAGATTCATCTGGTGACCAAtttctttcagttccttcacctttTACCTGGAGCAAACCAAAGCCTGGCCACACTCCTATATTTCG CACATCTTCATTACCTCCATTAGACTGGCCTTTACCAACTCACTTTGGACAATGTGAATTGAAAATAGAAGTGCAACCTAAAACTCACCATAGAGCCCATTATGAAACTGAAGGTAGCCGAGGGGCAGTGAAAGCCTCTACTGGTGGCCATCCTGTTGTGAAG CTCCTGGGCTATAGTGAAAAGCCAATAAATCTACAGATGTTTATTGGAACAGCCGATGATAGATATTTACGACCTCACGCATTTTACCAGGTGCATCGCATTACTGGAAAGACAGTTGCTACTGCAAGTCAAGAGATAATAATCGCCAGCACAAAAGTTCTGGAAATCCCACTTCTACCTGAAAATAATATGTCAGCAAG TATCGACTGTGCAGGTATTTTGAAACTCCGCAATTCAGATATAGAACTTCGAAAAGGAGAAACTGATATTGGCAGAAAGAATACTAGAGTCCGACTTGTATTTCGTGTGCACATCCCACAGCCCAGTGGAAAAGTCCTTTCTCTACAGATAGCATCTATTCCTGTTGAGTGCT CTCAGCGATCTGCTCAAGAGCTCCCTCACATTGAGAAGTACAGTATCAACAGCTGCTCTGTCAATGGAGGCCACGAAATGATTGTGACTGGATCTAATTTTCTTCCAGAatccaaaatcatttttcttgAAAAAGGACAag aTGGAAGACCTCATTGGGAGGCTGAAGGAAAAATAATCAGAGAAAAATGTCAAGGG GGTCATATTGTCCTTGAAGTTCCTCCCTATCATAACCCAGCAGTTACATCTGCTGTGCAGGTGCACTTTTATCTTTGCAATGGCAAGAGGAAAAAAAGCCAGTCTCAACGTTTTACTTACACACCAGGTACAAGAG ttttgatgaagcaagaacaaagagaagatacTGATTTGTCTTCAGTTCCATCCTTGCCTGTGCCTCATTCTGCCCAGACCCAGAGGCCTTCCTCAGATACAGGGCACCCCCATGACAGTGCATTGTCTGCACCAAGAAGCTTGATTTGTCCAGTGCAGCCAGCATATGCATCTATGATAACCTCCACCCATTTGCCACAGTTGCAATGTAGGGATGAGGGTGCTGGCAAAGAACAGCACATAATACCATCTTCGGTCATGCACCAGCCTTTTCAAGTTACACCAACATCTCCTATGGGGTCTTCCTATCAGTCTATACAAACTAATATGTATAATGGTCCAACTTGTCTTCCTATGAATCCTGCCTCTAGTCAAGAATTTGATCCAGTTTTGTTTCAGCAGGATGCAGCTCTTTCTAATTTAGTAAATCTTGGCTGTCAACCACTGTCACCAATaccatttcattcttcaaattCAGATGCAACAGGACATCTTTTAGCTCATTCACCTCATTCTGTGCAAACCCCACCTCATCTGCAGTCAATGGGATACCATTGTTCAAGTGCAGGACAAAGATCTCTTTCTTCTCCAGTAGCAGCCCAGGTCACAGGTCAGCCTTCTTCCCATTTACAGCCTATCACATATTGTCCTTCACATCCAGGGTCTGCTACAGCAGCTTCCCCAGCAGCCTCTCATGCTCTTTCTAGTTCACCGATTTCTGGGCCACCGTCCCCTCAGCTGCAGTCTATGCCTTACCAATCTCCTAGCTCAGGAACTGCCTCATCACCATCTCCAGTTACCAGAATGCATTCTGGACAGCACTCAACTCAAGCACAAAGTACAGGGCAAGGAGGTCTTTCTGTACCTTCATCCTTAGTTTGTCACAGTTTGTGTGACCCAGCATCGTTTCCACCTGGTGGTGCAGCTGTGAGCATTAAACCTGAACCTGAAGATCAAGAACCTAACTTTGCAACCATTGGTCTACAGGATATCACTTTAGATGATG ACCAGTTTATGTCTGACTTGGAACACCAGCCATCAGGTTCAACAGAGAAATGGCCTAATCACA